In Sulfitobacter sp. W027, a single window of DNA contains:
- a CDS encoding TetR/AcrR family transcriptional regulator: protein MARTTGSHSDITGPRVRAAALRLFARGGYAAVSMRAIAAEVGVQAGALYNYTPDKQSLLFDLMQAHMTDLLAETPSDADRSAMQQLQDFVAFHIRFHADRPDEVFIAYMELRNLTEENFAVIERLRRDYEDRLETILRAGVASGDFSVADTKIVTLAIIAMLTGVNTWYRAGGRLSLDEVVAQYWDMVRKAVTA, encoded by the coding sequence ATGGCAAGAACCACAGGCTCACACTCCGATATCACTGGCCCGCGCGTCCGCGCGGCTGCGCTGCGGCTTTTTGCGCGGGGCGGCTATGCTGCCGTGTCGATGCGCGCGATCGCCGCCGAAGTCGGCGTGCAGGCCGGGGCGCTTTATAACTACACGCCCGATAAACAGAGCCTGCTGTTTGACCTAATGCAGGCCCATATGACCGACCTGCTGGCCGAAACGCCCAGCGATGCAGACCGCTCTGCCATGCAACAGTTGCAGGATTTTGTGGCCTTCCACATCCGTTTTCACGCGGATCGGCCTGATGAGGTTTTCATCGCCTATATGGAATTGCGTAATCTAACGGAGGAGAATTTTGCCGTGATCGAGCGCCTGCGCCGTGACTATGAGGACCGGTTGGAGACGATCCTGCGCGCCGGGGTGGCCAGCGGCGATTTCTCCGTCGCCGATACCAAGATCGTGACGCTGGCGATTATTGCCATGTTGACGGGTGTAAACACCTGGTACCGCGCGGGCGGGCGGCTGTCGCTGGATGAGGTCGTTGCGCAATATTGGGATATGGTGCGCAAGGCCGTGACCGCCTGA
- a CDS encoding pirin family protein, whose amino-acid sequence MSLRPTLETRRATPTMEGAGVKLHRAFGFHDPSELDPFLLFDDFRNDRPQDFEKGFPWHPHRGIETITYVLEGTVEHADSLGNTGDLNAGDVQWMTAGSGILHQEMPRGNDKGQMHGFQLWGNLPSAQKMTAPRYQDMKSADIPVVTDDDGTRVKIITGEFWGKRGPVDGIAADPQYLDVFVPAGVKKTFRIDTYRRAFAYVFEGAGAFADASAPSGVLLEKEVGGEEVNIRDMSGDRTLIRFGTGDEVTVQAGPEGVRFLLISGAPIEEPVAWHGPIVMNTRAELQQAMRDLNNGTFIRPAH is encoded by the coding sequence ATGTCCCTTAGACCCACATTGGAAACCCGCCGCGCCACGCCCACGATGGAGGGCGCAGGCGTCAAACTGCACCGCGCCTTCGGCTTCCACGACCCGTCAGAGCTGGACCCCTTCCTGCTGTTCGACGACTTCCGCAACGACCGCCCCCAAGACTTTGAAAAGGGCTTCCCTTGGCACCCGCACCGCGGGATCGAGACGATCACCTATGTGCTTGAAGGGACCGTGGAACATGCGGATTCGCTGGGTAACACCGGCGATCTGAACGCAGGCGATGTGCAGTGGATGACCGCCGGTTCGGGCATTCTGCACCAAGAAATGCCGCGCGGGAACGACAAGGGACAGATGCATGGTTTCCAGCTTTGGGGGAACCTCCCCTCGGCCCAAAAGATGACCGCGCCGCGCTATCAGGATATGAAATCCGCCGATATTCCGGTGGTGACCGATGACGACGGCACACGGGTGAAGATCATCACGGGCGAGTTCTGGGGCAAACGTGGCCCCGTCGATGGCATCGCCGCCGATCCGCAATATCTGGATGTGTTCGTGCCCGCAGGCGTGAAGAAGACCTTTCGGATCGACACCTACCGCCGGGCCTTCGCCTATGTCTTTGAAGGCGCGGGTGCGTTCGCGGATGCCTCTGCCCCCTCGGGTGTGCTGCTGGAAAAAGAAGTCGGCGGCGAAGAGGTCAACATCCGCGACATGTCGGGCGACCGGACGCTGATCCGTTTCGGCACCGGGGATGAGGTGACGGTTCAGGCCGGGCCGGAAGGTGTGCGCTTCCTCTTGATCTCGGGCGCGCCGATTGAAGAGCCGGTGGCCTGGCATGGGCCGATCGTGATGAACACCCGCGCCGAATTGCAGCAGGCGATGCGCGATCTGAACAACGGGACGTTCATCCGCCCTGCACATTGA
- a CDS encoding L-serine ammonia-lyase: MFLSVFDMFKVGIGPSSSHTMGPMVAAGRFLDQMRASPFQFAGLRASLHGSLAFTGVGHATDRATILGLAGFTPQDYDAEAAEKTLEEIKQTHRITVDGLPELRFDPAQDMIFDYDTKLAGHANGMMLMATDAQGDVTLRETYYSIGGGFVMTEKELAAGKDTDEGAPVPFPFKSAAEMLEMAKKSGKSIAGMKRANEEARGGADNLREGSKRLWQVMRDCIDRGLTTDGILPGGLQVKRRAKGIYDALMAERGQNQSAPHTINDWMSVYAMAVNEENAAGGQVVTAPTNGAAGVMPATLRYYLDHVPGASEAHIEDFLLTAAAIGGLVKYNASISGAEAGCQAEVGSAAAMSAAGLCAVMGGTPEQIENAAEIALEHHLGMTCDPVKGLVQVPCIERNGLGAIKAVSAASLALRGDGTHLVPLDACIETMRQTGADMSEKYKETSLGGLAVNVPNC, from the coding sequence ATGTTTCTCTCCGTCTTCGATATGTTCAAAGTGGGCATCGGCCCGTCGTCTTCGCACACCATGGGGCCGATGGTGGCCGCGGGCCGGTTCCTTGATCAAATGCGTGCCTCGCCGTTCCAATTTGCCGGGCTGCGCGCGTCGTTGCATGGCAGTCTTGCCTTCACAGGTGTTGGCCACGCGACCGACCGCGCGACGATCCTTGGCCTCGCTGGTTTCACGCCGCAGGACTATGACGCCGAGGCTGCAGAAAAGACGTTGGAAGAGATAAAGCAGACCCACCGCATTACCGTCGATGGTCTGCCCGAACTGCGCTTTGATCCCGCGCAGGACATGATTTTCGATTACGACACCAAGCTTGCGGGCCACGCCAATGGCATGATGCTGATGGCCACCGATGCCCAAGGCGATGTGACCCTGCGCGAGACCTATTATTCGATCGGTGGCGGATTTGTCATGACCGAGAAGGAATTGGCCGCAGGCAAGGACACGGATGAAGGCGCGCCAGTGCCGTTCCCCTTCAAGTCCGCCGCAGAAATGCTTGAGATGGCGAAGAAATCTGGCAAGTCTATCGCGGGCATGAAACGCGCCAACGAAGAAGCGCGCGGCGGCGCTGACAACCTGCGCGAGGGCAGCAAACGGCTCTGGCAGGTGATGCGCGATTGTATCGACCGGGGGCTGACCACCGATGGCATCTTGCCGGGGGGTCTTCAGGTGAAACGCCGCGCCAAGGGTATCTATGACGCGCTGATGGCCGAGCGCGGGCAGAACCAATCCGCACCACATACGATCAACGATTGGATGAGTGTCTATGCCATGGCGGTGAACGAGGAAAACGCGGCTGGCGGGCAGGTCGTTACCGCTCCGACCAATGGCGCTGCGGGCGTGATGCCCGCAACCCTGCGCTATTACCTCGACCACGTGCCCGGCGCGTCTGAGGCGCATATCGAAGACTTCCTGCTCACCGCCGCCGCGATTGGTGGGCTGGTGAAATACAACGCCTCGATTTCGGGGGCCGAAGCTGGCTGCCAGGCCGAAGTCGGCAGCGCCGCCGCGATGTCCGCCGCCGGGCTTTGCGCCGTAATGGGTGGCACGCCGGAACAGATCGAGAATGCCGCCGAGATCGCGCTTGAGCATCATCTCGGCATGACCTGCGACCCGGTCAAAGGGCTGGTGCAGGTGCCTTGTATCGAGCGCAACGGCTTGGGCGCGATCAAGGCGGTGTCGGCGGCCTCTCTGGCGCTGCGCGGCGACGGCACGCATCTGGTGCCGCTTGATGCCTGTATTGAGACCATGCGCCAGACGGGCGCGGACATGAGCGAGAAGTACAAGGAAACCTCGCTCGGCGGGCTGGCGGTGAACGTGCCAAATTGCTGA
- a CDS encoding glutathione S-transferase family protein — translation MTYVLHYAPDNASLIVRLALEHRGLPYRAALVDRAAKAQETTGFRKLNPNGLIPVLETPEGPLFETGAILLYLADRHGGLGPGPDAPTRGDFLKWLFFLSNTIHPALRRLFYPEKYIALAHIDAMRAGTQTDLAQHYATLEAQAVRGWLLGGPAPTALDFYAAALLRWPKLYPATASRDWFDLATHPALARLAAAVEALPATVALQNAEGLGDTPFTAPSYPQPPEGSAT, via the coding sequence ATGACCTATGTGCTGCATTACGCCCCCGACAATGCCTCTTTGATCGTTCGCTTGGCGCTGGAGCATCGCGGCCTGCCCTACCGGGCGGCGCTGGTGGACCGTGCTGCCAAGGCGCAGGAAACGACGGGTTTTCGCAAGCTGAACCCTAATGGGCTGATCCCGGTTCTGGAAACACCCGAAGGGCCGCTTTTTGAGACCGGGGCGATCCTGCTCTATCTCGCGGATCGACATGGCGGCCTTGGCCCCGGCCCGGATGCCCCGACCCGCGGCGATTTCCTCAAGTGGCTGTTCTTCTTGTCTAATACCATCCACCCTGCTCTCAGGAGGCTGTTCTATCCTGAGAAATACATCGCCCTCGCACATATTGATGCAATGCGCGCGGGCACGCAAACTGACCTCGCCCAGCACTACGCAACGCTAGAGGCGCAGGCCGTGCGCGGCTGGTTATTGGGCGGCCCAGCACCAACTGCGCTAGATTTCTACGCTGCCGCCCTGCTGCGTTGGCCAAAACTCTACCCCGCCACTGCGTCGCGCGATTGGTTTGACCTTGCCACCCACCCCGCCCTCGCCCGGCTCGCCGCCGCTGTTGAGGCGCTGCCCGCGACAGTCGCCTTGCAAAACGCCGAAGGTCTGGGCGATACCCCTTTCACCGCACCGAGCTACCCCCAACCTCCAGAAGGGTCCGCCACCTGA
- the rpiA gene encoding ribose-5-phosphate isomerase RpiA, translating to MSGELSPIDKAKFVAAKRACDFVEDGMRVGLGTGSTAAWLVRCLGEMVRDDGLRIKGVPTSSRTAQLARDVGIEVISLDEAKWLDLTIDGADEFDGDLNLIKGGGGALLQEKIVATASDQMVVIADVGKEVQHLGAFPLPIEVIPFGWQTTQALVEETLISMDVLGRNSTLRMNGEVPFITDEGNYILDLRLNRIGNARQLALVLNQMPGVVENGLFIDICDAVVIGYGDGRVEVRDINEGTVATDRLEFVETDNLFSDLSD from the coding sequence ATGTCCGGAGAACTATCACCCATCGACAAGGCTAAATTCGTGGCCGCGAAACGGGCGTGTGATTTTGTGGAAGATGGGATGCGGGTCGGGCTTGGCACCGGGTCCACTGCCGCGTGGCTGGTGCGCTGTCTGGGCGAAATGGTCCGCGACGATGGGCTGCGGATAAAAGGCGTGCCGACCTCTTCGCGCACTGCGCAGCTGGCGCGGGATGTGGGGATCGAGGTGATCTCGCTAGATGAGGCGAAATGGCTCGACCTGACGATTGACGGGGCGGATGAATTTGACGGCGATTTGAACCTCATCAAAGGCGGCGGTGGTGCGCTGTTGCAAGAAAAGATCGTTGCGACCGCGAGCGACCAGATGGTGGTGATCGCCGATGTCGGCAAAGAGGTGCAGCATCTCGGTGCCTTCCCCCTGCCCATCGAAGTGATTCCCTTTGGTTGGCAAACCACGCAGGCGCTGGTCGAAGAGACACTGATCTCGATGGATGTGCTGGGCCGCAACTCGACCCTGCGGATGAACGGTGAAGTGCCCTTCATTACCGACGAGGGGAACTACATACTTGATCTGCGGCTGAACCGCATCGGCAATGCGCGTCAACTGGCGCTGGTGCTCAACCAAATGCCCGGCGTGGTGGAAAATGGCCTGTTTATCGATATTTGTGACGCGGTTGTGATCGGCTACGGGGATGGCAGGGTTGAGGTGCGCGACATAAATGAAGGCACTGTGGCGACCGACCGGTTGGAATTTGTCGAGACTGACAACCTGTTTTCCGACCTGAGCGACTGA
- the gorA gene encoding glutathione-disulfide reductase: MAKNEFDYDLFVIGGGSGGVRAARVAAGEHKAKVGLAEEDRYGGTCVIRGCVPKKLMVFASGYADVVDEAQCFGWDLKAGPFDWHAFSTRLNGELDRLEGVYRKLLKNSGVETFDARARIKDAHTVALSDGTEKTAKHILIASGGRPVRPDLENAELGLVSDDLFHLEKLPKSILIIGGGYIACEFACILNGLGVEVTQYYRGAQILRGFDDEARGMVAEMMQEKGIDLHVGTNILEMTPSHEDGSGPMKVKPTNGTEKMFDQVLFATGRRPNSDDMGLEEVGVKLGRGGEIEVDEYSQTAVPSIYAIGDVTNRINLTPVAIREGMAFVETVFGGNPTPVDHDLVPSAIFTQPEMGTVGLSEEDAREKGPIEVYATSFKPMQGAFAGKADRVLMKLIVDAENRTVLGCHIVAPNAGELIQMVGIAVKMGATKEQFDATCAVHPTMSEELVTMRNPVRTA; encoded by the coding sequence ATGGCCAAGAATGAATTCGACTACGACCTGTTTGTCATCGGTGGCGGCTCGGGCGGTGTGCGCGCGGCGCGTGTCGCGGCGGGCGAGCATAAAGCCAAGGTCGGACTGGCCGAGGAAGACCGCTATGGCGGCACCTGCGTGATCCGCGGCTGTGTACCAAAAAAGCTGATGGTTTTCGCCTCGGGCTATGCAGATGTGGTGGATGAGGCCCAGTGTTTCGGCTGGGATTTGAAAGCTGGGCCATTTGACTGGCACGCTTTTAGCACCCGGTTGAATGGCGAGCTTGACCGTCTTGAAGGCGTTTACCGCAAGCTGCTGAAGAACTCTGGCGTAGAGACCTTTGACGCCCGTGCCCGGATCAAGGATGCCCATACCGTGGCGCTTTCCGATGGTACCGAAAAGACCGCAAAACACATTCTGATCGCGAGCGGTGGCCGCCCCGTGCGGCCCGACCTTGAGAACGCGGAACTGGGGCTGGTTTCTGACGACCTGTTCCATTTGGAGAAGCTGCCCAAGTCCATCCTGATCATTGGCGGTGGTTATATCGCCTGCGAATTCGCTTGTATCCTCAACGGTTTGGGTGTGGAGGTGACGCAGTATTACCGCGGCGCGCAGATCCTGCGCGGCTTTGACGACGAAGCGCGCGGCATGGTGGCTGAAATGATGCAGGAAAAGGGCATCGATCTACATGTTGGCACCAACATACTCGAGATGACGCCCAGCCATGAGGACGGCAGCGGTCCGATGAAGGTCAAGCCGACCAATGGCACCGAGAAAATGTTCGACCAAGTGCTCTTTGCCACGGGTCGTCGCCCCAACAGCGACGACATGGGGCTGGAAGAGGTCGGCGTGAAACTCGGCCGTGGCGGAGAGATCGAGGTCGACGAATACAGCCAGACTGCTGTGCCGTCGATCTACGCCATCGGCGATGTGACCAACCGGATCAACCTGACACCGGTGGCGATCCGCGAAGGCATGGCCTTTGTCGAGACCGTCTTTGGCGGCAATCCGACCCCGGTGGACCATGACCTTGTGCCCTCGGCGATCTTTACCCAACCCGAAATGGGAACGGTGGGGCTGAGCGAGGAAGACGCCCGTGAGAAGGGGCCGATTGAGGTCTATGCGACTTCTTTCAAGCCGATGCAGGGTGCCTTTGCCGGAAAGGCGGATCGGGTGTTGATGAAGCTGATCGTGGATGCGGAAAATCGCACCGTTCTGGGCTGTCATATCGTCGCACCTAACGCGGGCGAATTGATCCAGATGGTGGGCATCGCGGTCAAGATGGGTGCTACGAAAGAACAGTTTGATGCCACCTGCGCGGTACACCCGACCATGTCCGAAGAACTGGTCACCATGCGCAATCCGGTGCGAACTGCTTGA
- the hflK gene encoding FtsH protease activity modulator HflK: MAGNSQGPWGGGGGGNRGNGGDRDTGGDRGNGGRKEGPRGQGGDRPQMPEIDDLVRKGQEQLRVLMGGRGGDRGNGTGGGGRGPGGPGVTRSTVGIALLAGVALWGFASFYTVRPEQQSIELFLGEFSGIGTEGLNFAPWPLVTAEVFDVTTNRTEELGVRRGGGGNDGLMLTTDENIVDIDFQVVWNIKNARDFKFSLRDPEASVRAISESAMREVIAQSELAPILNRDRGAVADRVKELIQTTLDNRNTGINVLRVNVNKVDPPSQTVQVTDPNGNTTTQSVVDAFRDVQAAEQERDRVERQADAYANRRTAEARGESAQLLEAAEGYRARVVNDAVGEASRFEAVLEEYRNAPEVTRKRLYLETMEKVLGDVDKIILENGSGQDGQGVVPYLPLNELRRSGGSN, translated from the coding sequence ATGGCAGGAAATTCGCAAGGCCCTTGGGGGGGCGGCGGAGGCGGCAACCGGGGTAACGGCGGAGACCGTGACACCGGTGGAGACCGCGGCAACGGAGGACGCAAAGAAGGTCCACGCGGGCAGGGCGGTGACCGTCCGCAAATGCCGGAGATCGACGATCTGGTCCGCAAGGGTCAAGAGCAGCTTCGCGTCCTGATGGGCGGCCGTGGCGGTGACCGGGGCAATGGCACCGGTGGCGGTGGCCGTGGCCCGGGTGGGCCGGGTGTGACCCGCTCGACCGTTGGCATCGCGCTGTTGGCGGGTGTGGCGCTCTGGGGTTTTGCGAGCTTTTATACTGTGCGTCCCGAACAGCAGTCGATTGAACTGTTCTTGGGCGAGTTCTCGGGCATTGGCACCGAAGGTCTGAACTTTGCCCCATGGCCGCTGGTCACGGCAGAGGTCTTTGACGTTACCACCAACCGCACCGAGGAACTCGGCGTGCGGCGCGGCGGCGGCGGCAATGACGGGCTGATGCTGACGACCGACGAAAACATCGTCGACATCGATTTTCAGGTGGTCTGGAACATTAAGAACGCGCGCGACTTCAAATTCTCGCTGCGTGATCCCGAAGCTTCTGTTCGTGCGATTTCCGAATCCGCGATGCGTGAGGTTATCGCTCAGTCTGAACTCGCGCCGATCCTGAACCGGGATCGTGGTGCTGTGGCTGACCGGGTCAAGGAATTGATCCAAACTACGCTCGACAACCGCAACACCGGCATCAACGTGCTGCGCGTGAACGTGAACAAGGTCGACCCGCCCAGCCAGACCGTGCAGGTTACTGATCCGAATGGTAACACCACCACGCAATCGGTCGTCGATGCCTTCCGCGACGTGCAGGCCGCCGAGCAGGAGCGTGACCGGGTGGAGCGTCAGGCGGATGCCTATGCCAACCGTCGCACGGCTGAGGCGCGCGGTGAATCCGCGCAGCTTTTGGAAGCCGCCGAAGGTTACCGCGCCCGTGTGGTGAACGACGCTGTGGGTGAAGCCAGCCGCTTTGAAGCTGTGCTGGAAGAATACCGCAACGCGCCCGAAGTAACGCGCAAACGTCTGTATCTTGAGACCATGGAAAAGGTGCTGGGCGACGTGGATAAAATCATCCTCGAAAACGGCAGCGGCCAAGACGGTCAGGGCGTTGTCCCCTATCTGCCACTCAACGAGCTGCGACGCAGCGGAGGGTCGAACTGA
- the hflC gene encoding protease modulator HflC: protein MRKTSFIIPILVIAIVGVLSAVFVVDEREKALVLRFGQIKQVRNEPGIGFKVPFLDEVVRYEDRILSLETPVIEVTPADDRRLEIDAFVLYRIDDMVQYRQALGAGGERQAESEMGGIMESQIRAVLGSQGVTSNTILSPERSDLMEQIRVRADARAQALGLKVVDVRLRQTNLPEQNFDATLQRMIAEREREATDERARGREAAQRVTALADRTYEEILSEARRDARIIEGEADAQRNNIFAQAYGKDQEFFEFYRSLTAYEQALQGDNSTMVMSPDSEFFNYLRSDQGSRSVEGERE, encoded by the coding sequence ATGCGGAAAACAAGTTTTATCATTCCCATCTTGGTGATCGCCATCGTGGGTGTCCTCTCGGCTGTATTCGTCGTGGACGAGCGTGAAAAAGCGCTGGTGCTGCGTTTCGGCCAGATCAAACAGGTGCGCAACGAGCCGGGCATTGGCTTTAAAGTCCCTTTCTTGGACGAGGTCGTGCGCTACGAAGACCGCATCTTGTCGCTGGAAACCCCGGTGATCGAAGTCACCCCCGCCGATGACCGCCGTTTGGAAATCGACGCCTTCGTGCTCTACCGGATCGACGACATGGTCCAGTACCGGCAGGCTTTGGGTGCAGGCGGTGAACGTCAGGCCGAGAGCGAAATGGGCGGCATCATGGAAAGCCAAATCCGTGCCGTGCTCGGTTCGCAAGGTGTGACCTCCAACACGATCCTTTCGCCTGAGCGGTCTGACCTGATGGAGCAAATCCGTGTGCGTGCCGATGCCCGTGCGCAGGCACTTGGCCTCAAGGTTGTCGATGTGCGGCTGCGTCAAACCAACCTGCCTGAGCAGAACTTTGATGCGACGTTGCAGCGGATGATCGCCGAGCGTGAGCGTGAAGCCACCGACGAACGCGCCCGTGGCCGCGAAGCCGCGCAGCGTGTGACTGCCCTTGCAGACCGGACCTATGAAGAGATCCTCTCGGAGGCGCGCCGTGATGCGCGGATCATCGAAGGTGAGGCCGACGCCCAGCGAAACAACATCTTCGCACAGGCTTATGGCAAGGATCAGGAGTTCTTTGAATTCTACCGGTCGTTGACGGCCTATGAGCAGGCCTTGCAGGGCGACAACTCGACGATGGTGATGTCACCGGACAGCGAGTTCTTTAACTACCTGCGCTCTGATCAGGGCAGCCGCTCTGTCGAGGGCGAACGCGAGTGA
- a CDS encoding DUF2065 domain-containing protein has product MSLVLLALGSVLIFEGLVYALAPSFLEQMLEILRRIPEAALRQLGALAVVAGLMLVWLAFQLGV; this is encoded by the coding sequence GTGAGCCTTGTTTTACTGGCTCTCGGGTCGGTTCTGATATTCGAGGGGCTGGTGTACGCACTGGCCCCTTCGTTTTTGGAGCAGATGCTTGAGATATTGCGCCGCATTCCCGAGGCTGCTCTGCGCCAACTCGGCGCGTTGGCGGTGGTGGCGGGGCTGATGCTGGTCTGGCTCGCGTTCCAGCTTGGCGTATAG
- a CDS encoding DegQ family serine endoprotease — MQAKAVSLSKTAQHTQWMRAMAMGVMALTLLILQASMALAKPESLAPLAEKISPSVVNITTSTTVEGRTGPQGIVPEGSPFEDFFREFQDRNNDGEGNRPRRSSALGSGFVISEDGYVVTNNHVIESADEITIEFFSGEELVAKVIGTDPKTDIALLKVEAKQPLPFVSFGDSNAARVGDWVIAMGNPLGQGFSVSAGIVSARNRALSGTYDDYIQTDAAINRGNSGGPLFNMDGEVIGVNTAILSPNGGSIGIGFSMASNVVTRVIDQLKEFGETRRGWLGVRIQDVTDDVADAMGLKKAVGALITDVPEGPARDAGLKTGDVIKSFDGVEVIDTRGLVRQVGNSPVGATVRVTVLRDGKTQTIKVVLGRREDADSAVPAAMDENADDGTGAEPQSTLLMGLTLTPLTDALRAELGADDGTTGLAVTDVDQTSEAFEKGLRMGDIITEAGQEKVTSISDLEARIAAAKDAGRKSLLLLVRRGGDPRFVALSLAE; from the coding sequence ATGCAGGCCAAGGCGGTTTCCCTGTCCAAAACAGCACAACACACCCAATGGATGCGAGCGATGGCAATGGGGGTGATGGCGCTGACCCTCTTGATCCTGCAAGCCAGCATGGCGCTGGCCAAACCCGAAAGCCTCGCCCCGCTCGCGGAAAAGATCAGCCCCTCGGTGGTGAATATCACCACATCGACCACAGTTGAGGGCCGCACCGGGCCTCAGGGCATCGTTCCCGAAGGCTCTCCTTTCGAGGATTTCTTCCGCGAGTTTCAGGACCGCAACAACGATGGCGAGGGCAACCGTCCGCGTCGGTCTTCGGCGCTTGGCTCAGGCTTTGTGATCTCCGAAGACGGCTATGTCGTGACCAACAACCACGTCATCGAAAGCGCTGATGAGATTACGATCGAATTCTTCTCGGGCGAGGAACTGGTTGCCAAAGTGATCGGTACCGACCCCAAGACCGACATTGCCTTGCTGAAGGTCGAAGCCAAACAGCCGCTGCCCTTCGTCTCTTTCGGGGACAGCAACGCTGCGCGTGTTGGCGATTGGGTCATCGCCATGGGCAATCCGTTAGGGCAGGGCTTTTCTGTTTCTGCGGGCATCGTCTCTGCGCGGAACCGGGCGCTGTCGGGCACCTATGACGATTACATCCAGACCGACGCCGCGATCAACCGGGGCAACTCCGGTGGGCCGTTGTTCAACATGGATGGCGAAGTGATCGGCGTGAACACCGCAATCCTGTCGCCCAATGGCGGCTCCATCGGCATCGGTTTTTCGATGGCCTCCAACGTGGTGACACGGGTGATCGATCAGTTGAAAGAGTTCGGTGAGACCCGCCGCGGTTGGCTGGGCGTGCGCATTCAGGACGTGACCGATGATGTGGCCGATGCCATGGGTCTTAAGAAAGCCGTTGGCGCGTTGATCACCGATGTGCCGGAAGGCCCGGCTCGGGATGCAGGGCTTAAAACCGGCGACGTGATCAAATCCTTTGACGGTGTTGAAGTGATCGATACCCGTGGTCTGGTGCGTCAGGTGGGCAATAGCCCTGTGGGCGCGACCGTGCGCGTGACTGTGTTGCGCGATGGCAAGACCCAGACCATCAAGGTTGTGCTTGGCCGCCGCGAAGATGCGGATAGCGCGGTGCCTGCTGCAATGGATGAAAACGCCGATGACGGCACCGGGGCTGAGCCGCAGTCGACACTGCTGATGGGCCTGACACTGACACCGCTCACGGACGCGCTCCGCGCCGAGCTTGGGGCGGATGACGGTACGACCGGCCTTGCAGTGACGGATGTCGATCAGACTTCGGAGGCTTTCGAGAAGGGCCTGCGGATGGGCGATATCATTACCGAAGCCGGTCAGGAGAAGGTGACCAGCATTTCCGACCTAGAGGCGCGGATCGCCGCTGCGAAGGACGCTGGCCGCAAGTCGCTACTGCTGTTGGTACGTCGGGGCGGCGACCCCCGCTTTGTGGCGCTGTCGCTGGCAGAGTAA
- a CDS encoding peptidoglycan-binding protein, producing the protein MKQPITFRSATLRGALLLAVAGIAGCDSTTPATPRPEPGVLEATRNGPAGAAEGSCWGRTVSPAVIETVTEQVEVTPAKMNPDGSIAKPPVYKTETRQEIVRARVDNWFETPCPDVLTVEFNSTLQRALQARGYYSGPITGEMDAATRQAVRRYQARQGPNSEVLSLTTARALGLVAVPRQGG; encoded by the coding sequence ATGAAACAGCCCATCACATTCCGATCCGCCACCCTGCGCGGGGCGCTGCTCTTGGCGGTGGCCGGGATAGCGGGGTGTGACAGCACGACCCCGGCCACGCCGCGCCCGGAGCCGGGGGTATTGGAGGCAACGCGCAACGGCCCAGCAGGCGCGGCTGAGGGCAGTTGCTGGGGCCGCACGGTCAGCCCTGCGGTAATTGAAACGGTGACCGAACAGGTCGAAGTCACCCCCGCCAAGATGAACCCCGATGGCAGCATTGCCAAGCCGCCGGTCTACAAAACCGAGACACGGCAAGAGATTGTACGCGCGCGGGTCGACAACTGGTTTGAGACCCCCTGCCCCGATGTGCTCACGGTGGAGTTCAACAGCACGTTGCAACGCGCGCTACAGGCGCGTGGTTATTACAGCGGGCCGATCACGGGCGAAATGGACGCCGCCACACGGCAGGCGGTGCGGCGCTATCAGGCGCGGCAGGGGCCGAATAGTGAAGTGCTGTCGCTTACCACCGCCCGCGCGCTTGGATTGGTCGCGGTGCCCCGGCAAGGCGGCTGA
- a CDS encoding 2Fe-2S iron-sulfur cluster-binding protein, whose protein sequence is MAKITYVEHSGTEHVVEVANGLTVMEGARDNNIPGIEADCGGACACSTCHVYVDPAWAEKLPPMDDMEEDMLDFAFEPDPARSRLTCQIKVTDALDGLRVQMPEKQI, encoded by the coding sequence ATGGCCAAAATCACCTATGTCGAACACTCCGGCACCGAACATGTGGTCGAGGTGGCCAATGGTCTCACGGTCATGGAAGGCGCCCGCGACAATAACATTCCCGGCATCGAGGCCGACTGTGGCGGTGCCTGCGCTTGCTCAACCTGCCATGTCTATGTTGACCCGGCTTGGGCAGAGAAGCTGCCGCCTATGGACGACATGGAAGAAGACATGCTCGACTTCGCGTTTGAGCCTGACCCCGCGCGCTCGCGTCTGACCTGCCAGATCAAGGTCACGGATGCGCTGGACGGTCTGCGCGTGCAGATGCCGGAAAAGCAAATCTGA